One region of Fragaria vesca subsp. vesca linkage group LG4, FraVesHawaii_1.0, whole genome shotgun sequence genomic DNA includes:
- the LOC101298213 gene encoding uncharacterized protein LOC101298213, with protein MWFSFWRPRDRFSFDELRYLTDQLMKIQVVNDVNKDFVIEALRSIAELITYGDQHDTNFFEFFMEKQIMGEFVRILKISRTMTVSLQLLQTISIMIQNLKNEHAIYYMFSNEHMNYLITYSFDFKNEELLSYYISFLRAISGKLDRNTISLLVKTEEDEVVSFPLYVEAIRFAFHEESMVRTAVRALTLNVYHVGDDSVNRYVASPPHSDYFTNLVKFFRKQCIDLNVLVSDNTTNQGADTTSSIPAAVDEIEDNLYYFSDIISAGIPDVGRLFTDNILQLLIFPLLLPSLTMKAVKGIQIGSVTSLYLICCILRIVKIKDLSNTIAAALFCPLEAFLSNYGATPNGYISGYDVAHESQPPGSNNLTEAEAGNLSVDVANLSSSPQIQPVDVKVATENDNCDCHLSLREALLSYLRNGDDVQVSGSLSVLATLLQTKELDESMSDALGILPQRKQHKKLLLQALVGESSGEEQLFSSESGSLRNGIEFGSELDGCIQKLKEQYGVSCSFLEMRASPRLHRFQVLDALVSVFCRSNISAETLWDGGWLLRQLLPYSEAEFNSHHRELLNESYKNHASALIEETRGIWPDILITVLCDEWKKCKRGIESSSPRKEPKYILFSSRKLSYEDGITGDSSFAAGERMWELVKVFVLLHQLQIFTLGRPLPEQPPIYPPADLLENSRAKTAGIDASGPKLGIELRLVDAVPCRIAFERGKERHFCFLAFSLGESGWVVLAEELPLKQHHGVVRVAAPLAGCKPKIDDKHSKWLHLRIRPSTLPSMDPARSGAYGKVKTKALVDGRWTLAFRDEESCKSALAMILEELKLQTNEVDRRLKPLLDLETIVESSNPSLGPPEASCSSSSPSNSL; from the exons ATGTGGTTTTCGTTTTGGAGACCCAGGGACCGATTCTCCTTCGATGAGCTCAG GTATTTAACTGATCAGCTGATGAAAATTCAAGTTGTGAATGACGTTAACAAG GATTTCGTCATTGAAGCTCTGAGATCGATTGCGGAGTTGATAACCTATGGTGACCAGCATGACACAAACTTTTTTGA ATTTTTCATGGAGAAGCAAATCATGGGAGAGTTTGTACGTATATTGAAGATTAGCAGAACTATGACTGTTTCTCTTCAGTTGCTGCAGACAATCAGCATTATGATACAGAACCTGAAAAATGAACATGCTATAT ATTACATGTTCAGTAATGAACATATGAACTACCTAATAACTTATTCATTTGATTTTAAGAATGAAGAGCTACTTTCATACTATATATCCTTCTTAAG AGCAATAAGTGGAAAGCTAGATAGAAATACAATTTCTCTACTCGTAAAGACTGAAGAG GATGAAGTTGTTTCATTTCCCTTGTATGTTGAGGCAATACGATTTGCTTTTCATGAGGAGAGCATGGTCCGCACTGCTGTACGGGCTCTGACGCTTAATGTTTATCATG TCGGAGATGATTCTGTCAATAGATATGTTGCCAGTCCCCCTCATTCAGATTATTTTACAAACTTGGTTAAATTTTTCCGGAAGCAGTGCATCGATCTAAATGTATTGGTTTCTGACAATACAAC AAACCAGGGTGCAGACACGACCTCGTCAATTCCTGCTGCTGTTGATGAGATCGAGGACAATCTCTACTATTTTAGTGATATTATTTCTGCAGGAATTCCTGATGTTGGGAGGTTATTCACAGATAACATATTGCAGCTTTTGATATTTCCATTGCTTCTACCTTCTCTAACAATGAAAGCTGTCAAG GGGATTCAAATTGGTTCGGTCACGTCTCTGTATTTGATTTGTTGCATCTTGCGCATAGTAAAAATCAAGGATCTTTCAAATACTATTGCTGCTGCCCTATTCTGTCCGTTAGAAGCTTTCTTATCAAATTATGGTGCTACACCCAATGGCTACATTTCTGGTTATGATGTTGCCCATGAAAGCCAACCACCAGGCAGTAATAATCTAACCGAGGCAGAAGCGGGAAATTTAAGTGTTGATGTGGCAAATTTATCAAGCTCTCCCCAAATCCAGCCAGTGGATGTCAAGGTTGCAACAGAAAATGATAATTGTGATTGTCATTTGTCTTTGAG GGAAGCTTTGCTTTCTTACCTCAGGAATGGGGATGATGTACAAGTTTCGGGTTCATTGAGTGTGCTGGCTACATTGTTGCAGACAAAAG AATTGGATGAATCAATGTCAGATGCTCTGGGAATTCTTCCTCAACGCAAACAGCATAAGAAACTTTTGCTG CAAGCGTTGGTTGGTGAAAGCTCAGGTGAAGAACAACTTTTTTCTTCAGAAAGTGGCTCCTTGAGAAATGGAATTGAATTTGGCAGTGAGCTTGATGGCTGTATACAAAAGCTTAAG GAACAGTATGGAGTATCATGTTCGTTTCTGGAAATGAGAGCTAGCCCTCGTCTACATAGATTTCAG GTGCTTGATGCATTAGTCAGTGTCTTCTGCCGTTCAAATATATCAGCGGAAACTTTATGGGATGGAGGTTGGCTTTTGCGTCAGTTACTTCCTTATAGTGAGGCAGAATTCAACAGCCATCATCGTGAACTGCTGAAT GAATCGTACAAGAACCATGCTAGTGCTCTTATTGAGGAGACTAGAGGAATCTGGCCGGATATACTTATAACAGTCCTCTGTGATGAATGGAAAAAGTGCAAGAGAG GAATAGAGTCATCATCCCCTCGGAAGGAGCCCAAGTACATTTTGTTTTCATCTCGAAAGTTGTCCTATGAAG ATGGTATCACAGGCGATTCATCGTTTGCTGCTGGTGAAAGGATGTGGGAGTTGGTGAAG GTGTTTGTACTTCTACATCAACTTCAAATTTTCACTCTTGGTAGACCTTTGCCTGAGCAACCTCCTATTTATCCTCCAGCTGATCTTTTAGAAAATTCCCGCGCAAAGACTGCTGGCATAGATGCTTCAGGTCCCAAACTTGGTATTGAGCTAAGACTTG TTGATGCCGTGCCTTGTAGAATTGCATTTGAGAGGGGTAAAGAACGTCACTTTTGCTTTCTTGCTTTCTCTTTGGGAGAATCTGGGTGGGTTGTTTTAGCTGAAGAATTACCCTTGAAGCAGCATCATGGTGTTGTTCGTGTGGCTGCACCTTTGGCTGGTTGCAAA CCAAAAATTGATGATAAACATTCGAAATGGTTACACTTGCGGATCCGGCCATCTACTCTACCCTCAATGGATCCTGCTAGATCCGGTGCATACGGGAAAGTGAAGACGAAAGCTTTGGTTGATGGCAGATGGACTCTTGCGTTCAGGGATGAAGAATCTTGCAAATCTGCTTTGGCTATGATTTTGGAGGAGTTAAAACTGCAAACTAATGAGGTGGACAGAAGACTAAAACCTTTACTTGACCTTGAAACCATTGTAGAATCTTCAAACCCTTCACTAGGTCCTCCAGAGGCTTCCTGTTCTTCTTCATCTCCTTCCAATTCCTTATAG